AAATTGCCATCATTAAATCAGTTCTTTTTCAGGGCAGCCTCAACGGCTGCCATACGCTTCAGCAGATCTTCGTCGCTGATTTTGCCCTCGTGAATATAGCGCAGAATATACTGGTAAGGCACACCATCAGAGGCCGTGCCCGCCAGACCCTTCAGCGGTTTCTGCGAAGTTGATTTGTTCTCGCCGGTTTTAATGCTGCCGTCATAGGGTTCTGTGCCCGCGGCCAGCTTTTGCCAGGTTGACATGAAAGATTCGGGTGTGTTCTCACCTGGCTTGGCCATACGATAGATCTGCGCCACCGTTGCCGTGTTTTTGTTCTCGCCGACCTGTATATCAGTCAGCCGCCAGATGAGTTTTTTATTCTGCATCATGTAACCAAAATCGACACGCAGATCGCTTTCGTCGTTTATGGTGAAGTTCTTGGCATTCAGTTTCAGGCTGTATTCAGGCAAAGTAATGTTGAGCATTTCTCCACTCGTGTAGCTAAACCGAAAAGTTTTGTATTCATCGGGTATATACTGGGTTAATTTAAGAAACTCCACCCACGATTTAAACTGACCATAGTGCGAGAACATGATGTAATCGACGACTTTACGCACATCGGGAGCGTAATCATTTTTAACGAGGCCGGCGCTGTTGCGCACGATGATACTGATAATGCCTTCAGGCGTGGGCGTCGAATAGATGAGCAGAATTTCGTTGCAGTATTCGATTTCGAATTCGCTGACTACCCATTTGCGCGCGAAACGGTCTGAATAAATTTTACTGCGCGCCGGGCTGCCGAAAGAGGTGACGCGTATTTTCTGGCCTGCCATCTCGCGTTCAAAGCGTACATATTTCAGCATCTGGTCGAGATGGTATTTCGGGTCTGAGATATACTTGAGCACACTTTCGTCTTTCGGTAAGTGCATTGCCTGAAAATACAGGCCGCTCATCGAGCCATAGACGATCGCCCCGCCGCCCGGCATGTCGACCTTTTCTTTTTTCTCCGGTTCAAATATCGTCCAGACGCCGTCGCCCGACTGGCCAATCATCATCGGAAACGAATTGTCATAGGTATTGTTCAGTATTTTCGCTGAGCCAGGCCCATTGGGAAAATACTCGGGTTCTTTCTCGCGCATGAATTCCGCGAGAAGTTTTTCTGAAAGCTGCAGATGATCTTTCTCCATCTGCTCATCGAGAACGCGGTACGATACCGGCACCGAATACGATTTTTCATACTGCGAGCGGGTACGAAGAATTGTATTGTAGAATCTGTAGTTATACCGGTATTCGAGTTTGTTTGCGTGCTTTGGCCCTAAAAACTGTTCTGTCGGCAGGGCATAATTCAGATTCTCATTTTGGCTCTTGCGCAGAACAATACCCAGAACCTCGCCTTTCTGGTTTAGCAACGGCCCGCCGCTGTTGCCCGGTGACACGGCCGCCGTGAAACGAATCCATTTCCACTGGCCTTCAACTGCCTCGGGTGTTTCTGAGGTAAATATGCCGTCGCGGCTGATAATACCCTCGCCATGGGCATTGCCCACCGCATAAACGCGCTCGTTGATTTTCTTCTTGCCTGCAAATTTCAACGCATGCTTAAACTTCTTGTCTTTAACCGTCAAGATTGCATAGTCGCGCCGGTTCGAGAAGGCTGTTACTTCGTTTATTTCTGAGACGTTGCCCTCATGGTCGCGCAAAAAGAGTTCGCGGTTTAGCCCACCGGCCCCCAGATCGATTACATGCCATGCAGTAATTACCTCGTTCTCATTGATCGCGAAAGCACTGCCGACTGAATAATATTTATCGGTGCGCTCGGTGTAAGGCAGCAGGTGCACCGGAAGTTTTTCTTCATAAGTCAGCGAATCTTTGGTCGGCTTTTTCAGAACAATTTCAAATACCGCCTTGCGCGTGCGCGTCAGGTCGGGGCCTGCCTGCTCAGTATTGGCCTGTGATGGCAAAGCCAACAGGCAAATTAACGGCAGAACTTTTGAAAAACCAGTCGGTTGTGGCAGCGATGGGTGAAACATGATCGGCTAGAATCTTGCCGGCTTTTGCTTGGTCAAACAATTCTGATCTGCGCTGCCCCGCAGAAGTGTTATAGTGCTTGGCTGCGTGACCGGCGCGGTGTTTTCGAATCTTTCTCAATGGCTGACCCGCTGACAAATCGCTACTCAAGGCAGCTGCTCTTGCCACAACTCGGCAAGGCAGGCCAGCAAAAACTGAAGTCGGCCCGCGTGTTGATCGTAGGCCTGGGGGGCCTCGGCTGCCCGGCCGCGCAATACCTCGCTGCAGCGGGCGTCGGCCATCTGGGCCTCGTCGACCCCGATGTTGTACAGGTCTCAAACCTGCATCGGCAGATTTTGTATGGCGAGGGGGATATAGGCCAGACCAAAGTCGACGTCGCTAAGCAGAGGCTTTTACACCTGAACCCCCATGCAACAATTGCCACGCAAGCAGAAAAATTCACGACCGATCGCTCAGCGTTTCTCGCCCAAGCGTGCGACCTGGTGCTCGACTGCACCGACAACTTCGCGGCTCGCGACGCGATCAACGCGTATTGTGTGCAGGCCAAAAAGCCAAGCGTGTTTGCGAGCCTCTACCGCTTCGAAGGCATGCTCACCGTTTTTGATACGACCACTGGCGCCGGTTGCTACCGTTGCCTCTACAGCGAATCGTCCGAGGCGATTCAGAACTGCGCTGAGGCAGGCGTCATCGGCATGCTGCCCGGCATCATGGGTGCGATGCAGGCACTCGAGGCAATCAAAATCATTACGGGCGCTGGCGAGGTGCTAAACCGGCAGACTTTGGTCTACGATGGCTTGAATCAGACAGCGAGAAAATTCATTCGTGAGAAAAAAGCCGACTGCTCGGTTTGTGGGTGAGAGTTGTTGTGTGCCATTTTCTTAGATACTTGTTGTTTGTTGCAGGAATAGAGTAAGAATTAAGACAGGCCTGATGCAAAAAAAGGAAGACATAGTAAAGGCCGTTAACGAGTATAAGGTGAAGCACGCTCTTGAAGGCACTGACGAGAACCTTAGTATTATCGTGCATTTCATAAACAACCAATCGCTAGATCGAGATAGCGCCATTGACCAAACATCAAATCGTTCTAATGACTTTGGCATTGATGGCTGGTTCTTGAAAGATGGCGAGACATTGAATATTTACCAGAGCAAATTGAGCGAAAGCAAAGCCTTAGCTCTCCGAGGTCTCTCTGATCTCATTAATGCCGCAGCTTGGCTTGAGGCCCTGTTTACAACGGATGAAGTTGAAAAAATTCCCGATAATCCATGCCTTTACAACCTCTTCATGATGTTCGCTAAAAACAAGGCAAATATTCGGCAGCTAAATTTCGTCCTACTGAGCCCTTATTCAGAAACTGAACTGGAAGACACAGTAGAAGCAGAAAATGCTAACCAATCCCTCTTAGCTTCAAAGCTAAACGAAAAAGTAAAAATTAGTCTCCGGTTCGAGCAATATTGCCTGGTACCAGGTTTAAAGAAAGCGCGCAAGAAGTATCCCATAGCTAGGATAAAGGATTCGACAATTTCTTTGAGACCCGATGCCCATCTTGATCTCGCCTATATACCGATAACAAGCCTAATTGACCTTTATCGTCAACGCGGCGACGTGCTCTTTGAAAAGAATGTACGCATGTCCATTTCTTATACTAAAGAATCTAAAGACAGACTTGTGAACCCAATGGAGGCGACATTCGACGCGATAGTTGAGGGTCGGCTTGACCCCAAAATATTTCCCTTCTACCATGTTGGCGTCACAATCTGCGCTCTCCGAAAGCATGATGATGAGGACCGAAAACTTAGTCTTGAAAGCCCGAATGTGATTAACGGCGCACAAACCATTACCATCGCAAATAATTTTCTTAAGCGTTTAGAAATTAGCAAAGACGAGAAAAAACTTGAGCGATTCTCAGAAATCAAAGTTATAGCTAAAATTGTCACAGGGACGACAGATGATGAACTTAAAGAGATAACTAACTCAAACAATCGCCAAAATCCGATTGAAAATTGGCAACTTTTCTCCAATGACCCTATCCACATAGCAATCGAATTAGCTTTAAAGGACATTGGCGTATTTTACGAACGACAGCGCGGCAAGTTTCAGTCGGTTATGAAGAAAGCTGAATCAGCAAAAGACTATTTTAACACCAACAACGCGCATATAACCGTTATGGACTTAGGCCAAATAATTGCATTTGCGAAAGGCAAATTGCAGTGGGCGGCTAAGCCATCCGAAATATTCCTCAATAAAGCCAATCATGATACGATATTTGATGCGAGCATAGAAAACTACCCACAGGATATGGTCGTGATGCATAACATTTTTAAGGCCCTGAAAAGAGGTTTGCAGCACTACTTGCAAAAGCCAGTGCTCTCTGATGACCACTCCCAGCGAATCTTCAGCAAACCGATTGTTCGAGCCCATGTTTACTACATTGGCCTATTGCACTACTACCGACATCCATCGAAAGAAAACATCCGCATTGACGCTGCCCAACGCCTACACCGAATTGCGAATTCAACGCTGGTTGACGACACCCTGATCACATTCCAAAAATACATATCTAAGTTCAAGAACAGGTATCTCGCAGACTCAAAGCAAATGGAACAAGATGTTTCCAATAAGAAACTTGATACAATCACAAAAGATATTCTCAGTGAACTTGGCATTAGCCAAATAAACCTTCTTCCGTTTTCAGGCACTGCAATATCGTGGTCTGAATGAAAGAAAACGGCGTGCAACAAAATTTACCTGCTGCGCTCGCTGCGGTGCCGTAGCTCCACCGAAGACGGAGAATCGAAGACTCTTCGCGCGTGCTCTGAAAGCAGAGACCCGAAGACGGGTCGCGGCCCTCCGCGGCAAAGATGCCTTCGTCGCACAAGCGGGATGCTTGTTTTGTGCTCCTCAGGCAGGCGCTGCGGGCACATTTGGTGACGCAAAATGGCTTTACAATGCAAATTTATGACAGAGGCGTCACCAAGCGTCAGGTATATTCCGCGTTAGCAGCTATACGCGCTTAGTTTTACTTATATGAATATCTTACCGTATAACAACCATTCCCATAGGGATATGGTAATCTCACTATGGAATGAAGTATTCAACTATACTTCTCCACAGGCCAAGTCTGAATTGATTATAGATAAAAAGATTCATCATGAAGGCGGACTATTCTTCGTCATGGTAGACGGAACTGAGGTAATTGGTACAATCCTGACACGATATGACGGTCACCGAGGTTGATTATATTCTCTCTGCGTTGCGACAAAGCACCAGAAAAAAGGGGTTGGAACTGCATTGGTAAAGCATGCCGAAGCAGCCTTATTCGACTTGGGTTGCGTTAAGATCAATCTACAGATAGTATCGGATAATGCCGAAGTAGTTAGTTTTTACGAAAAGCGTGGCTATAAGACAGAACCTCGCATAAGCATGGGTAGGCTGATTACCCAGAATTTACCGAAATAGGGCGCGCGTACAGCTGCTAACAAGTGTTACGCGAGTCGCCCGCTGCTGTGCAGTAGCCCCACCGAAGCCAGAGAATCGAAAACTCACGGGGCAACTGCTCTGAAAGCAGAGACCCAAAGAAGAAAACTCGGCCTCACGGAGTCACGGGCAAGCAGCGTCTAATCATCCGAACCTGTACACATTTCATCGACACACTTAAAGTTGAATCCGCATTGAATATCCATCGAACATTTCTTTCCGCAATAGCCTTGTTTGGCGCATTTGTTTCCGATACCACATTCGATGTCCATCGTGCATTCCTTAATGCCGTGCGCTATCTCTTTCGTGCAGACCTGATTTTTGCATTTGAAATCACCACATTCAATATCCATCGAACATTTCTTGCCGCAGACCCCACGGGAGCATTTCATTTCGAGGCCGCATTCGATATCCATGCTGCATTTCTCACCAATTTCTTTATCAGCGAATGCAGGATTCAAAAAAGATATCAATACCAAAGCGGTAAAAAACCAAATGCTCTTGACGTTTAACATGTTGCTCTCCCTGCAGACTCGAATCTGGCTCGGGTATACCGTCTGTAAAGCCCGATTACCGGGGTGCGGTGTGGCTTGCTTAGTTTAAGCGGTTCATTGGGCAATTAGCCGTCATGGGTTTCTGCGGAGCCGATTTGATTTGCGAGCAAGAGCTGGCGATACCGCGTGAGCGATGGTTCGACATGCTCTGAAGGCAGAGACTCGCTGCGCTTCGTCGCACCACGAGTCTCCGGCGTGCCGGGCAGCGCCCGGCTTAGCCGAAAAGCGCGGCCTTGAGCGTTTCTTGCGAAACGCGAAAGGACACGCCAAGTTAACCATTTCGTCATTCCCGCGAAAGCGGGAATCCATCTTATTGGTTATGAAGTTAGATGCCCACTTGTGCGGGCATGACGAATGGTGCGAAATTAATTAAACCAGCGCTTCACTGCCTCTGCACCGATATCGATACCGGTGAGGCGTGCGCGCTGCACGATTGTCCAGAAACCGCGGTAGGTTGCGCGGTCGTGCAGTTCGCCTTCGTGCTGAATCGGGCCCCAGGCAGCGTCTTGCGCCGCGAGCAGAACTGCGACACCTTTTTTCACTTCAGAGAGGTCGGGTTTCATCGCTTCGACGATTGCATCGATCTGCGTTGGGTAAATCGACCACATGCGCAGAAAGCCGAACTCGTTGCGTGCGCGTGATGCGTCAGATTTGGTTTGTTCGAAGTTTTTGAGGTCGAGCGTCACGTTGTGCGCGGGAACCACGCCATTCGCGAGTGCCGCGGCGACGCAGTTGGCCTTTGCGCGTGCGAGCAGCTTGTGGTCGAACTGGCCCGGGCTCTTCATGTTAGAGAGCGCGATTGCGCCGTGGTGGCCCGAAATGAAGTCCATGAGGCCGAAGTCGATAACCTGCAGCCAGGGCAGCGTCGCGATTTTTTCGACGTCGCGCAGCGCGCCGTGCGTTTCGATCAAAACGTGAATCGGTATCTCGCGCTTGAGGCCGGCTTTTTTCGCAGCCGCCTGTATGTATTCGATCATCTCTTTTACCTGCTCGTAAGCAGTGGGCTTCGGTATTGTGATGTACGCGAGGCGCTCGCCGGCACCGGCAACGAGAATATCGACGTCTTGTTTCCAGTACTTGCTGGTGTAGTCGTGAATACGCGCGCCCGCCATGTTGTGCTTGTTGTGCTCGCTGTTGGTGAGGCGCACGATCATCTCGGCGTGGTCTTTCTCTTGGCCGGTGGGCGCACCATCTTCGCAGTCTTGCGTGATGTCAAAAACGGGGCCTTTTTCGTCTTGAAAGCTGAATGCCTTCATGATCATTTTTTCGTTGCCCGCGAAATGCTCGCAGGTAGCGATCACGGGAAAGGGTTTTTCGCCTGCAAAGAGGGCGTCATTGGGGTGTGTCATAATGAGGAAAAAACCGGGATTTTAGACACAGCGTCAACGAAAGGGAAGGGTAAGGCGCGCCTATTTCTCTCGTTTTCAGAACCGTGACGCACGGCTAAAAAAGACAAAAATATCCTTTATGAATCGTTGACGAAGCGTCGGGCGCTGCGGGCAGTGCACCGTGCTGCGCGAGCATCTCAATGCTGAGAATATCAGATTCGCTCTGAAGGGTAGCGTTGAAAACGCCATCAGCACGCTTATCGAGGCGAACGCAGGTGCCGATCTGGGTCTCGTGCGCGATGCTTTTGCGAACGCGCGCCGCGCACCCTATATGAGCGCTGAGCATGGCGTGCTGATTCCGCATGTGCGGGTGCACGGCCTTCGCCGCACGATCGCGGCGCTAGGGCTCTCGCGCGAAGGTCTTGAACATGCCGGTGGCAAGGTTCATGTCGTGCTCGTGCTCGCTCTGCCCGCGGGCGAAACCGCGCACGAACTGCAGTTGCTTCAGGGCATGTCATCGGTCTTGCCTGCGATCGCGGGCGAACTGCGCGAAATCACCGACGCAGCTGCCGTGCTCAAGGCGTTGAAGCGCGGCGAAGAGCACGCAAAACCTTCTTTTCGCAACCTCACGCAACAACAAATCGAGTTTGAACTTGCAACCGATCTCAAAGCAGGATTAACCACGCGAGAAGCCGGCGCGCGGCTCGCTGAGTTTGGCGGCAATGTCGTGCGCCGTGGCCGCCGAATTCCCTGGTACATAAAACTCGCGCGCAATTTCTTTAGCTTCTTCGCCGTCTTGTTGTGGGGGGCCGCAGCGCTCTGCTACGTACCGGGCGTCGATATGCCGCAGCTCGGCACAGCGATACTCATCGTGGTGATCGTCAATGGTTTCTTCTCTTTTCTACAAGAATACAAATCAGATAAGGCTGTCGACGCACTCAAGCGTATGATGGCACGCACCTCGCGCGTCATGCGCGACGGCGCGGTCACAGAGATATCGGCAGAAGAACTTGTGCCAGGCGATATTATATTGCTTGAAGAAGGTGACATCGTGCCCGCTGACTCGCGGCTTGTCGACGCGTACGACGTCGAGGTTGATAACTCGTCTCTGACGGGCGAATCGACTTCGGCGAAAAGGTACAAATCTGACCAGCCCGTTCTGATCGAAGGCCGCTTTTTGTGGATAGAGCTGCCCAATATCGTCTTCGCCGGGTCGACACTCATTCGTGGCAATGGCCGCGCCGTTGTTTACGCAACGGGCATGTCGACCGAGATCGGCAAGATTGCAGACCTGACGCTCGGCATCAAGAGCGAAGCGAGTCCGTTGCAGAAGCAGCTGCGCGGTACGGTATTCGCAATCGCGCTGCTCGCACTCACGATCGGGCTTACGTTTCTGTTTCTGGGGTGGCTCGTTGCGGGCTTAAGTTTTGTTCAGGCGTTTGTCTTCTTTATCGGTCTTTTCGTCGCGAATGTGCCCGAGGGGCTTTTGCCGACTGTCACGCTTTCGCTCGCCATGGGGGTCACCCGCATGGCCCGGCGCAATGCAATCGTCAAGAACCTGTCTTCAGTCGAGACCCTTGGCTGCACGACCGTCATCGGCACCGACAAAACCGGCACGCTCACACAGAATCTGATGATGGTGCAGCAGGTCGTCGCGGGCGGCGAAACCTTTTTCGTTGAGGGTCACGGCTATGAACCGCAGGGCAAGTTTACGCTGAACGGCAGCGAAGTCGCGCGCGAACAGCTTGCAGGCCATTCGGTATTCAAGGCCCTCGTCGATTGTGCATACATCTGCAATAACGCCAAACTCGAGCGGGTGCCTGGCGGCACGCGCGTAATTGGCGACCCTACAGAAGGCTGCCTGCAGACGCTCGCTGCGCGCGCCGGTGTTGCCGGCACGCACCAGCGCATTCACCTAAACCCGTTTGAGTCCGTTCGCAAGCGCATGAGCGTCGTGGTGCTCGAGCCGCAGACGCGTAAACGTATAGCGTATGCCAAAGGTGCCCCTCTTGAAATTCTCTCGTGCTGCAGCCACATCATGACTGCGGGCGGCGCCAGCCGATTAGACGACCGGGAGCGCGATAAGATACGCCGCCAAACAGATGAACTGGCAGCACAGGGTTACCGCATGCTCGGCCTTGCCATGCGCAGCGACGACGCGCTGCAAAGCATCACGGCGTTCGACGTCGCGAACACCGAGAGCGATCTCATATTTCTGGGGCTCGTCGCAATTTCAGACCCCGTTCGCCCCGGCGTCAAAGAGGCGATCGCTGCCTGCCACAGGGCGGGCATTCGCATCATGATGATTACGGGTGACTATCCGCTCACGGCGAAAAGTATCGCGAGGCAAATCGGTCTCGGCGATGGTGGCGACCTCACCGTTCTCACGGGCACTGAACTTGGCAACCTCAGCGACGAAAAACTCTGTGAGGTGCTGAAAAGCGGCGAGGCCGTTTTTGCGCGGGTTTCGCCTGAGCAGAAGCTGCGCATAGTGACGATGCTCAAGTCGCTCGGCGAGATTGTTGCCGTGACGGGCGATGGGGTCAACGACGGCCCGGCACTGAAAAAGGCCGATATCGGCATCGCGATGGGCATGCGCGGCACCGACGTTGCCAAAGAAGCGGCGGAGATAATACTCACCGACGACAATTTCAGTTCGATAGTGGCAGCGATCGAAGAGGGGCGCGGTATTTTCGACAACATCAGAAAATTTGCTTCGTATGTGTTCAACAGCAACCCGCAAGAGCTGTATCCCTTTATACTCTGGATGCTGATACCCGGTTATCCGCTCGTGATGACAGTCATGGGGGTTCTCGCAGTCGATGTCGGTACCGACCTGATACCGGCGATGGGCCTCGGCATCGAACCGCCCGAAAAAGGCATTATGGAAAGGCCGCCGCGCAAACGTGGCGAACGGCTGCTGTCGATGCCGTTCATTTTGCGCTCATACCTCGTGCAGGGTAGCCTGCTCGCGTTCAGCTGTTTCGCCACGTACTATTACTTCGCCTGGACGATGGGCTACCTCAAGGGGCCGAACGCGCTGATGAACCTGCCGGCCTCACCTGAAAAACTCAACATGGCTAATGCGACCCAAATCTATTTGCAGTCGCTCACGGCATTTTTCTTTCCGACAATTGCCGTACAGATTGGCAACGTGCTCTGCAAGAGGTCGCATTCGGCGTCGTTGTTCTCACGCGACTTCTTGCGAGAAAGTACACGGGCCGCGGGCATCGCCGCGCTGCGCTCGTACCTGCCGAAACGCCG
The sequence above is a segment of the Turneriella parva DSM 21527 genome. Coding sequences within it:
- a CDS encoding S1 family peptidase, translated to MFHPSLPQPTGFSKVLPLICLLALPSQANTEQAGPDLTRTRKAVFEIVLKKPTKDSLTYEEKLPVHLLPYTERTDKYYSVGSAFAINENEVITAWHVIDLGAGGLNRELFLRDHEGNVSEINEVTAFSNRRDYAILTVKDKKFKHALKFAGKKKINERVYAVGNAHGEGIISRDGIFTSETPEAVEGQWKWIRFTAAVSPGNSGGPLLNQKGEVLGIVLRKSQNENLNYALPTEQFLGPKHANKLEYRYNYRFYNTILRTRSQYEKSYSVPVSYRVLDEQMEKDHLQLSEKLLAEFMREKEPEYFPNGPGSAKILNNTYDNSFPMMIGQSGDGVWTIFEPEKKEKVDMPGGGAIVYGSMSGLYFQAMHLPKDESVLKYISDPKYHLDQMLKYVRFEREMAGQKIRVTSFGSPARSKIYSDRFARKWVVSEFEIEYCNEILLIYSTPTPEGIISIIVRNSAGLVKNDYAPDVRKVVDYIMFSHYGQFKSWVEFLKLTQYIPDEYKTFRFSYTSGEMLNITLPEYSLKLNAKNFTINDESDLRVDFGYMMQNKKLIWRLTDIQVGENKNTATVAQIYRMAKPGENTPESFMSTWQKLAAGTEPYDGSIKTGENKSTSQKPLKGLAGTASDGVPYQYILRYIHEGKISDEDLLKRMAAVEAALKKN
- a CDS encoding HesA/MoeB/ThiF family protein encodes the protein MADPLTNRYSRQLLLPQLGKAGQQKLKSARVLIVGLGGLGCPAAQYLAAAGVGHLGLVDPDVVQVSNLHRQILYGEGDIGQTKVDVAKQRLLHLNPHATIATQAEKFTTDRSAFLAQACDLVLDCTDNFAARDAINAYCVQAKKPSVFASLYRFEGMLTVFDTTTGAGCYRCLYSESSEAIQNCAEAGVIGMLPGIMGAMQALEAIKIITGAGEVLNRQTLVYDGLNQTARKFIREKKADCSVCG
- a CDS encoding HAD-IC family P-type ATPase, producing MLREHLNAENIRFALKGSVENAISTLIEANAGADLGLVRDAFANARRAPYMSAEHGVLIPHVRVHGLRRTIAALGLSREGLEHAGGKVHVVLVLALPAGETAHELQLLQGMSSVLPAIAGELREITDAAAVLKALKRGEEHAKPSFRNLTQQQIEFELATDLKAGLTTREAGARLAEFGGNVVRRGRRIPWYIKLARNFFSFFAVLLWGAAALCYVPGVDMPQLGTAILIVVIVNGFFSFLQEYKSDKAVDALKRMMARTSRVMRDGAVTEISAEELVPGDIILLEEGDIVPADSRLVDAYDVEVDNSSLTGESTSAKRYKSDQPVLIEGRFLWIELPNIVFAGSTLIRGNGRAVVYATGMSTEIGKIADLTLGIKSEASPLQKQLRGTVFAIALLALTIGLTFLFLGWLVAGLSFVQAFVFFIGLFVANVPEGLLPTVTLSLAMGVTRMARRNAIVKNLSSVETLGCTTVIGTDKTGTLTQNLMMVQQVVAGGETFFVEGHGYEPQGKFTLNGSEVAREQLAGHSVFKALVDCAYICNNAKLERVPGGTRVIGDPTEGCLQTLAARAGVAGTHQRIHLNPFESVRKRMSVVVLEPQTRKRIAYAKGAPLEILSCCSHIMTAGGASRLDDRERDKIRRQTDELAAQGYRMLGLAMRSDDALQSITAFDVANTESDLIFLGLVAISDPVRPGVKEAIAACHRAGIRIMMITGDYPLTAKSIARQIGLGDGGDLTVLTGTELGNLSDEKLCEVLKSGEAVFARVSPEQKLRIVTMLKSLGEIVAVTGDGVNDGPALKKADIGIAMGMRGTDVAKEAAEIILTDDNFSSIVAAIEEGRGIFDNIRKFASYVFNSNPQELYPFILWMLIPGYPLVMTVMGVLAVDVGTDLIPAMGLGIEPPEKGIMERPPRKRGERLLSMPFILRSYLVQGSLLAFSCFATYYYFAWTMGYLKGPNALMNLPASPEKLNMANATQIYLQSLTAFFFPTIAVQIGNVLCKRSHSASLFSRDFLRESTRAAGIAALRSYLPKRRTLNINIQYRFEEAHHDDTHRAFFAQFLQLVSFPLRVLYMRLANYTLPLRRKVFVPLLRLTAAFFERYPVVYNFVSNPLINVGIAVQFLLCYAFFYTDLGKVYFFEPVPWHVYLFAFHGTVLIIAFEEIKKYYRRRGHKLEFLG
- a CDS encoding AIPR family protein; amino-acid sequence: MQKKEDIVKAVNEYKVKHALEGTDENLSIIVHFINNQSLDRDSAIDQTSNRSNDFGIDGWFLKDGETLNIYQSKLSESKALALRGLSDLINAAAWLEALFTTDEVEKIPDNPCLYNLFMMFAKNKANIRQLNFVLLSPYSETELEDTVEAENANQSLLASKLNEKVKISLRFEQYCLVPGLKKARKKYPIARIKDSTISLRPDAHLDLAYIPITSLIDLYRQRGDVLFEKNVRMSISYTKESKDRLVNPMEATFDAIVEGRLDPKIFPFYHVGVTICALRKHDDEDRKLSLESPNVINGAQTITIANNFLKRLEISKDEKKLERFSEIKVIAKIVTGTTDDELKEITNSNNRQNPIENWQLFSNDPIHIAIELALKDIGVFYERQRGKFQSVMKKAESAKDYFNTNNAHITVMDLGQIIAFAKGKLQWAAKPSEIFLNKANHDTIFDASIENYPQDMVVMHNIFKALKRGLQHYLQKPVLSDDHSQRIFSKPIVRAHVYYIGLLHYYRHPSKENIRIDAAQRLHRIANSTLVDDTLITFQKYISKFKNRYLADSKQMEQDVSNKKLDTITKDILSELGISQINLLPFSGTAISWSE
- a CDS encoding HpcH/HpaI aldolase/citrate lyase family protein — translated: MTHPNDALFAGEKPFPVIATCEHFAGNEKMIMKAFSFQDEKGPVFDITQDCEDGAPTGQEKDHAEMIVRLTNSEHNKHNMAGARIHDYTSKYWKQDVDILVAGAGERLAYITIPKPTAYEQVKEMIEYIQAAAKKAGLKREIPIHVLIETHGALRDVEKIATLPWLQVIDFGLMDFISGHHGAIALSNMKSPGQFDHKLLARAKANCVAAALANGVVPAHNVTLDLKNFEQTKSDASRARNEFGFLRMWSIYPTQIDAIVEAMKPDLSEVKKGVAVLLAAQDAAWGPIQHEGELHDRATYRGFWTIVQRARLTGIDIGAEAVKRWFN